The following are from one region of the Segatella oris genome:
- a CDS encoding MmcQ/YjbR family DNA-binding protein: protein MNIEEIRTFALSLHPEVTEDLFTETVLSIRIHDKWFVLIRLETDEPNIAVNMQPDVARELRERYDAIRPAYHMNKEHWSDLFVERLDDGLIKQLITQSYENIIAKLPKKYRASLALTR, encoded by the coding sequence ATGAACATCGAAGAAATACGCACATTCGCACTGTCACTTCACCCCGAAGTTACCGAGGATTTGTTTACCGAAACCGTGCTTTCCATCCGCATACATGACAAATGGTTCGTGCTCATCCGGCTCGAAACAGACGAGCCGAACATTGCCGTTAACATGCAACCCGATGTGGCTCGTGAACTGAGAGAACGCTATGATGCCATCCGTCCGGCTTATCATATGAATAAAGAACATTGGAGCGACCTCTTCGTCGAACGGCTTGACGACGGCTTGATCAAGCAACTCATCACCCAATCTTATGAAAACATCATTGCAAAACTGCCAAAAAAGTATCGCGCTTCACTTGCTCTGACCCGATAA
- a CDS encoding sodium-dependent transporter, which translates to MSEERVNFGSKIGVILATAGSAVGLGNIWRFPYMAGENGGAAFIFIYILCVIVLGIPCMISEFIIGRHGASNTARAYTRLAKGSTWKWVGYLEVLTGFLITGYYAVVSGWCLNYIYASIMGELKGDPAFITDYFTAFSNDPIRPVFWTIAIFAATHFIIVHGVRNGIEKASKLMMPTLFILLLVIVVAACLLPGASKGIDFLLKPDFSKVTGDVFLGALGQCFYSMSIGMGCLCTYASYFSRHTNIKTSAIQIGLIDLLVAILAGLMIFPAAFSVGISPDSGPSLIFITLPNVFNQAFSSVPLIGWIVSLMFYALLSLAALTSLISLHEVNTAFFYEEMHISRKAGAWIVTLSCGLIGAVCSVSIGQKAHMSIFGMDLFDLFDFVTGQLMLPLCGMLMCLFVGWFVPKQIVKDELSNWGTLRYSFYTLFIFAMRFVCPLCILAIVLHQFHVI; encoded by the coding sequence ATGTCAGAGGAAAGAGTTAACTTCGGAAGTAAGATTGGCGTCATTTTAGCCACAGCCGGTTCTGCCGTTGGCCTTGGAAACATCTGGCGTTTCCCCTATATGGCAGGTGAAAATGGTGGAGCTGCTTTCATATTCATCTATATATTATGCGTCATAGTGTTGGGAATTCCCTGCATGATCAGCGAGTTTATCATCGGTCGCCACGGTGCTTCCAACACGGCAAGAGCCTATACCCGCCTTGCAAAAGGAAGCACATGGAAGTGGGTGGGCTATTTAGAAGTGCTCACAGGTTTCTTGATTACAGGCTATTACGCAGTCGTTTCAGGGTGGTGTCTCAACTATATTTACGCCTCCATTATGGGCGAATTGAAAGGTGACCCTGCTTTCATTACCGATTATTTCACAGCATTTTCCAATGATCCTATACGTCCGGTCTTCTGGACAATCGCTATCTTTGCAGCCACACATTTCATCATTGTGCATGGTGTCCGCAATGGTATTGAGAAGGCATCCAAGCTGATGATGCCCACACTCTTCATCCTCTTACTTGTCATTGTGGTAGCCGCCTGCCTGCTTCCCGGTGCATCCAAGGGCATAGACTTCCTTTTGAAGCCCGACTTCTCAAAGGTAACGGGCGACGTTTTCCTTGGAGCTTTGGGCCAATGTTTCTATTCTATGAGCATCGGTATGGGCTGTTTGTGTACCTACGCCAGCTATTTCAGCCGACATACCAATATCAAAACTTCTGCCATTCAAATCGGATTGATAGATCTTTTAGTAGCAATCTTGGCGGGATTGATGATATTTCCTGCTGCATTCTCTGTCGGAATAAGTCCTGACAGCGGCCCTTCGCTCATCTTTATCACGCTTCCCAACGTCTTCAATCAAGCCTTTTCAAGTGTTCCTCTCATTGGTTGGATAGTCTCTTTGATGTTCTATGCACTGCTTTCCTTAGCTGCATTGACCTCTTTAATATCCCTCCACGAGGTCAACACAGCTTTCTTCTACGAGGAAATGCACATCTCTCGCAAGGCAGGAGCATGGATTGTGACCCTTTCCTGCGGTCTTATTGGTGCCGTTTGTTCGGTATCTATCGGGCAGAAAGCCCACATGTCAATCTTTGGAATGGACCTTTTCGACCTCTTTGACTTTGTTACCGGCCAACTGATGCTGCCGTTATGCGGCATGCTGATGTGTCTTTTCGTGGGCTGGTTCGTACCGAAACAGATTGTGAAAGACGAACTTTCAAACTGGGGAACGCTGCGTTATAGTTTCTATACGCTGTTCATCTTCGCCATGCGCTTCGTCTGTCCACTGTGCATTCTCGCCATAGTGCTGCATCAATTCCATGTGATTTAA
- a CDS encoding ComEA family DNA-binding protein, translating into MKFHDFFYYNKSDRNVILVLLVIAVASLTALFFLGNDEISVGEGYQETAQSTSNKAAGNKPSPYYKTEERVAELFPFDPNTADSTTFLRLGLQPWQVRNIYKYRAKGGIYRHPADFARLYGLTQQRYLQLKPYIRIGQAYLPAALLPEAQERKVRHDSIVAHYTPKMKEGETLDLNTADTTQLQHVPGIGPYYARQILNYNKRLGGFADTRQLMEIDGFPTAALKYFTVNRAHITKLNVNRLTLAQLRHHPYIGFYQARDIVDYRRLRGPLKSLDDLRLLKSFTPETIERLRPYVEF; encoded by the coding sequence ATGAAATTCCATGATTTCTTCTATTACAACAAATCCGACCGCAACGTCATCCTTGTCCTGTTGGTGATAGCTGTTGCCTCTCTCACCGCCTTGTTTTTCCTCGGCAATGATGAGATTTCAGTGGGCGAAGGCTACCAAGAAACAGCCCAATCTACAAGTAACAAGGCTGCAGGGAACAAGCCCTCCCCTTATTATAAAACAGAAGAAAGAGTGGCTGAACTGTTTCCTTTCGACCCCAACACGGCCGACAGCACCACTTTTCTGCGTCTCGGACTGCAGCCATGGCAGGTGAGAAACATCTACAAATACCGCGCAAAAGGTGGCATCTATCGTCATCCTGCCGACTTTGCACGCCTATATGGACTCACCCAACAGCGTTACTTGCAACTCAAACCCTATATCCGCATCGGCCAAGCTTACCTCCCTGCAGCCCTATTACCCGAAGCTCAAGAGCGCAAAGTCCGTCATGACAGTATCGTAGCACACTATACTCCCAAGATGAAAGAAGGCGAAACACTCGACCTCAACACTGCCGACACCACGCAATTGCAGCATGTTCCCGGCATAGGGCCTTACTATGCACGGCAGATTTTGAATTATAACAAGCGACTCGGAGGCTTTGCCGACACCCGACAACTCATGGAAATAGATGGCTTCCCGACTGCAGCACTAAAGTATTTCACCGTTAATCGCGCCCATATTACAAAGCTGAATGTAAACCGACTGACGCTTGCCCAGTTGCGACATCACCCTTATATCGGCTTCTATCAGGCGCGTGACATCGTGGATTACCGTCGTTTAAGAGGCCCATTGAAAAGCCTTGACGACCTCAGATTACTGAAAAGTTTCACGCCAGAGACCATAGAACGTCTGCGCCCTTATGTTGAATTCTAA